In Devosia sp. 1566, a single genomic region encodes these proteins:
- a CDS encoding SWIB/MDM2 domain-containing protein, with product MAEKKANSGLSKPVEVGPDLVPIVGKGPMSRPDVTKKVWEYIKKNDLQDPQNKRNIKADDKLKTVFGGKDTVTMFEMTALVSKHLG from the coding sequence ATGGCCGAAAAGAAGGCGAACTCCGGACTATCCAAGCCTGTGGAGGTCGGTCCCGACCTGGTGCCGATTGTCGGCAAAGGCCCGATGTCCCGCCCCGACGTCACCAAGAAGGTCTGGGAATACATCAAGAAGAACGACCTTCAGGACCCCCAGAACAAGCGCAACATCAAGGCCGATGACAAGCTCAAGACCGTGTTCGGCGGCAAGGATACCGTCACCATGTTCGAGATGACAGCCCTGGTGTCCAAGCACCTCGGCTAG
- a CDS encoding DeoR/GlpR family DNA-binding transcription regulator, with protein MGLNMLSGRQRDILARIETEGAQYIETLAARYRVTTQTIRRDINTLCDLGFARRFHGGADVPVEAHNISVHARVAQNSGAKQRIGKRIAAAIEPGSTVFMGIGSTVQYVAEAMREHAGVTVVTNNIDVALTLCNASQIEVHLTGGLLRHNDRDVVGADVLRFFEKFYASYAVIGAGALHPSNGVLDFSYSEAQITSTLVENSRLSFLAADASKWTREAAVKVVPFSKITCLFTDRLPDGGVAQSLGAFGTQVVLCDEVLA; from the coding sequence ATGGGGTTGAACATGCTGTCGGGCCGACAACGCGACATTCTTGCTCGCATTGAAACCGAAGGGGCTCAGTATATCGAGACCCTGGCTGCCCGCTACCGCGTGACGACGCAAACAATCCGCCGCGACATCAACACACTTTGCGATCTGGGCTTTGCCCGGCGCTTCCATGGCGGCGCCGACGTGCCGGTGGAAGCCCATAATATATCGGTGCATGCCCGAGTGGCGCAGAACAGCGGCGCCAAGCAACGCATTGGCAAGCGTATCGCGGCGGCGATCGAGCCGGGCTCAACCGTGTTCATGGGCATTGGGAGTACGGTGCAATATGTGGCCGAGGCGATGCGCGAGCATGCGGGGGTCACCGTGGTCACCAACAATATCGATGTGGCGCTGACGCTGTGTAATGCATCCCAGATCGAGGTGCATCTCACCGGCGGGCTGTTGCGGCACAATGACCGCGACGTGGTGGGCGCCGATGTGCTGCGGTTTTTCGAGAAGTTCTATGCGTCCTATGCGGTTATTGGCGCAGGCGCCCTGCATCCCAGCAATGGGGTGCTGGACTTCAGTTATAGCGAGGCCCAGATCACCTCAACGCTGGTGGAAAATTCGCGCCTGAGTTTTCTGGCGGCAGATGCCAGCAAGTGGACGCGCGAGGCGGCGGTCAAGGTGGTGCCGTTCAGCAAGATTACCTGCCTGTTCACGGACCGGCTGCCCGACGGCGGGGTGGCGCAGAGCCTCGGCGCCTTCGGCACCCAAGTGGTGCTGTGCGACGAGGTTCTGGCCTGA